One segment of Agrococcus sp. ProA11 DNA contains the following:
- a CDS encoding DUF6458 family protein, translated as MSIGFGIFLMAAGAIVAWAVPGLWEVEGANWSLIGYILLGAGALVTLIGIIMNARSGRTSQVSRASVDPATGTRVERTERRDDVV; from the coding sequence TTGAGCATCGGCTTCGGCATCTTTCTCATGGCCGCTGGCGCGATCGTCGCGTGGGCAGTGCCGGGACTGTGGGAGGTCGAGGGCGCCAACTGGTCGCTGATCGGCTACATCCTGCTGGGCGCGGGAGCGCTCGTGACCCTCATCGGCATCATCATGAACGCCCGCAGCGGCCGCACCTCGCAGGTGTCGCGCGCGAGCGTCGACCCGGCGACGGGCACCCGCGTCGAGCGCACCGAGCGCCGCGACGACGTGGTCTGA
- a CDS encoding 3-isopropylmalate dehydrogenase, whose translation MEQLRLAVIGGDGIGPEVTLEARRAMRAALDGVELVETEYDLGAAHFLETGEILDDATLAALAQHDAILLGAVGGDPADPRLAGGIIERGLLLRLRFAFDHHVNLRPTRLHPKVESPLRNPGEIDFVVVREGTEGPYVGNGGSLRTGTEHEIANETSVNTAFGVDRVVRFAFELAEQRRHTLTLVHKKNVLVHAGGLWQRVVDAVAAEHPDVAVDYLHVDAATIFLVDNPGRFDVIVTDNLFGDILTDLAGAVGGGIGLAASGNLNPSGAFPSMFEPVHGSAPDIAGRGIADPTAAILSAALLLEHSGQAAAGARIRDAVDADIDARDGSRRTTTEIGAAIVDRITASKEHA comes from the coding sequence GTGGAGCAGCTGCGTCTCGCGGTCATCGGAGGAGACGGGATCGGGCCCGAGGTGACGCTGGAGGCCAGGCGCGCCATGCGCGCCGCGCTCGACGGGGTCGAGCTGGTCGAGACCGAGTACGACCTCGGTGCAGCCCACTTCCTCGAGACCGGCGAGATCCTCGACGATGCCACGCTCGCTGCGCTTGCCCAGCACGACGCAATCCTGCTCGGCGCGGTCGGCGGCGATCCCGCCGACCCGCGCCTCGCCGGCGGCATCATCGAGCGCGGGCTGCTGCTGCGCCTCCGCTTCGCCTTCGACCATCACGTGAACCTGCGCCCCACGCGCCTGCACCCGAAGGTGGAGAGCCCGCTGCGCAACCCGGGCGAGATCGACTTCGTCGTGGTGCGGGAGGGCACCGAGGGGCCGTACGTCGGCAACGGCGGCTCGCTGCGCACCGGCACCGAGCATGAGATCGCGAACGAGACGAGCGTCAATACCGCCTTCGGCGTCGACAGGGTCGTGCGCTTCGCGTTCGAGCTTGCCGAGCAGCGTCGTCACACGCTGACCCTCGTGCACAAGAAGAACGTGCTCGTGCACGCCGGTGGGCTGTGGCAGCGCGTCGTCGACGCGGTCGCCGCCGAGCACCCGGATGTCGCGGTCGACTACCTGCACGTCGACGCGGCCACCATCTTCCTGGTCGACAACCCGGGCCGCTTCGACGTGATCGTCACCGACAACCTGTTCGGCGACATCCTCACCGACCTCGCCGGCGCCGTCGGCGGCGGCATCGGACTGGCGGCATCCGGCAACCTCAATCCTTCCGGCGCCTTCCCGAGCATGTTCGAGCCCGTGCACGGCTCCGCGCCCGACATCGCCGGTCGCGGCATCGCCGATCCGACCGCCGCGATCCTCTCCGCCGCGCTGCTGCTCGAGCACTCCGGGCAGGCAGCGGCAGGCGCGCGCATCCGCGACGCCGTCGACGCGGACATCGACGCGCGCGACGGCTCGCGACGCACCACCACCGAGATCGGCGCCGCTATCGTCGACCGCATCACCGCTTCCAAGGAGCACGCATGA
- a CDS encoding fumarylacetoacetate hydrolase family protein, translating to MRVIRFSHGDRIGFGVLDDDALVELVGDPIVNGFDTTGQRLALSEVRLLAPVIPRSKIVAVGRNYAKHAAEMGNDVPTEPLVFLKPNTSVIGPGDAIVLPPESENVHFEGEVALVIGRVARRLTPQNALGAVFGVTVANDVTARDLQRREPQWARAKGFDTFCPIGPAIETEPDWDALRVLTRLDGEVRQDGNSTDWIFDAPTVLSWITASMTLLPGDVVLMGTPEGVGPMAAGQTVEVEIPGVGTLRNPVVAQQTV from the coding sequence ATGCGCGTCATCCGCTTCTCGCATGGCGACCGGATCGGCTTCGGCGTCCTCGACGACGACGCGCTGGTCGAGCTCGTCGGCGACCCGATCGTCAACGGCTTCGACACCACAGGGCAGCGCCTCGCGCTCAGCGAGGTGCGGCTGCTCGCCCCCGTGATCCCGCGCTCGAAGATCGTCGCGGTCGGTCGCAACTACGCGAAGCACGCGGCCGAGATGGGCAACGACGTGCCGACGGAGCCGCTCGTCTTCCTCAAGCCCAACACCTCGGTGATCGGCCCCGGCGACGCCATCGTGCTGCCGCCCGAGTCGGAGAACGTGCACTTCGAGGGTGAGGTCGCGCTCGTCATCGGGCGGGTCGCCCGCCGCCTCACGCCGCAGAACGCGCTCGGCGCGGTCTTCGGCGTGACGGTCGCGAACGACGTCACGGCGCGCGATCTGCAGCGCCGTGAGCCGCAGTGGGCCAGGGCCAAGGGCTTCGACACCTTCTGCCCGATCGGCCCGGCGATCGAGACGGAGCCAGACTGGGATGCGCTGCGCGTGCTGACCAGACTCGACGGCGAGGTGCGGCAGGACGGCAACTCGACCGACTGGATCTTCGACGCGCCGACCGTGCTGAGCTGGATCACGGCATCGATGACCCTCCTGCCTGGCGACGTGGTGCTGATGGGCACACCGGAGGGGGTCGGGCCGATGGCCGCCGGTCAGACCGTCGAGGTCGAGATCCCGGGTGTCGGCACGCTGCGCAATCCTGTGGTCGCGCAGCAGACCGTCTGA
- a CDS encoding TetR/AcrR family transcriptional regulator, whose product MSKAEDTRDRILDAFEQLVLELGERAGTIAATAEAAGVSKGGLLYHFGSKAALVEGLAERLDRFGQAEQARLAPMADAVSVFLHESVAAEHPIDRTLVALLKLGQHDEHQTARDALTRLDEHYLAALTESLGDRDLALLVVRLSDGIYLRSAFGGAESLPPDSVDRVVARLERLLAG is encoded by the coding sequence ATGAGCAAGGCGGAGGACACCCGAGACCGCATCCTGGATGCGTTCGAGCAGCTGGTGCTGGAGCTCGGCGAGCGAGCTGGCACGATCGCGGCGACCGCAGAGGCCGCCGGCGTGTCGAAGGGCGGGCTGCTCTATCACTTCGGCTCGAAGGCGGCGCTCGTCGAGGGGCTCGCCGAGCGGCTGGACCGCTTCGGGCAGGCCGAGCAGGCGCGCCTCGCGCCGATGGCCGACGCCGTCAGCGTCTTCCTGCACGAGTCGGTGGCGGCCGAGCATCCCATCGACCGCACGCTGGTCGCGCTGCTGAAGCTGGGCCAGCACGACGAGCACCAGACGGCGCGCGATGCCCTCACGCGGCTCGACGAGCACTACCTGGCGGCGCTCACCGAGAGCCTCGGCGACCGCGACCTCGCCCTGCTGGTCGTGCGGCTGAGCGACGGCATCTACCTGCGCTCGGCCTTCGGCGGCGCCGAGTCGCTGCCGCCCGACTCGGTCGACCGCGTGGTCGCGCGACTCGAGCGGCTGCTCGCCGGCTGA
- a CDS encoding ATP-binding protein has protein sequence MSHGTAQHTSTRAEDLARREAIEAYRILGEPPAADLQGLVELASAACGVRFALINIIDEGTQHSVAAVGIEASACSREDSMCNIVFQQAEPVFVPDAQLDERFRDNPFVNGEIANVRLYASSPLIAPGGLPIGTLCVFDNNPGDLSPGGTRALDVLARQIVDVLELRRMTRELVRSNDQLAHFAGQVSHDLRNPLAALFGFLELAATSPELEGAADAGWALGRAEAAAKRMLLLVDDLLSFAQLGASPRREPVDLAAVLAAAVEDLDAAVVETGATIDVGALPTIIGDTTMLRALMQNLLSNAIKFAAAEGARPHIEVRATPVSAGWRITVDDNGPGIAEDARTRVFGLLERAGRTDLDGHGIGLSTCRRIVDAHGGSIGIDDTHLGGASVWALLPDH, from the coding sequence GTGAGTCACGGCACAGCACAGCACACGAGCACCCGCGCAGAGGATCTCGCACGTCGCGAGGCGATCGAGGCCTACCGCATCCTCGGCGAGCCGCCCGCGGCCGACCTGCAGGGTCTGGTCGAGCTGGCGTCAGCCGCCTGCGGCGTCCGGTTCGCGCTCATCAACATCATCGACGAGGGCACGCAGCACTCCGTCGCGGCGGTCGGGATCGAGGCGAGCGCGTGCTCGCGCGAGGACTCGATGTGCAACATCGTGTTCCAGCAGGCCGAACCCGTCTTCGTACCGGATGCGCAGCTCGACGAGCGGTTCCGCGACAACCCGTTCGTGAACGGTGAGATCGCGAACGTGCGGCTCTACGCGTCGAGCCCGCTCATCGCCCCTGGCGGACTGCCGATCGGCACGCTGTGCGTGTTCGACAACAATCCCGGCGACCTCAGCCCCGGCGGCACGCGCGCGCTGGATGTCCTCGCCCGCCAGATCGTCGACGTGCTGGAGCTGCGCCGCATGACGCGCGAGCTGGTGCGCTCGAACGATCAGCTCGCGCACTTCGCGGGCCAGGTGAGCCACGACCTCCGAAACCCGCTCGCCGCGCTCTTCGGCTTCCTGGAGCTCGCCGCGACGAGTCCCGAGCTGGAGGGTGCCGCGGATGCCGGCTGGGCGCTGGGCCGCGCGGAGGCTGCGGCCAAGCGGATGCTCCTGCTGGTCGACGACCTGCTCTCGTTCGCGCAGCTCGGTGCCAGCCCGCGGCGCGAGCCGGTCGATCTCGCCGCCGTGCTCGCGGCCGCGGTCGAGGACCTCGATGCGGCGGTCGTCGAGACGGGCGCGACCATCGACGTCGGCGCGCTGCCGACGATCATCGGCGATACGACGATGCTGCGGGCGCTGATGCAGAATCTGCTGTCGAACGCCATCAAGTTCGCGGCGGCGGAGGGAGCGCGCCCGCACATCGAGGTGCGCGCCACGCCCGTCAGCGCCGGCTGGCGCATCACCGTCGATGACAATGGTCCGGGGATCGCCGAAGACGCGCGAACGCGCGTGTTCGGACTGCTGGAGCGTGCCGGTCGCACCGACCTCGACGGCCACGGGATCGGACTGTCGACCTGCCGCCGCATCGTCGACGCGCACGGCGGAAGCATCGGCATCGACGACACCCACCTCGGCGGGGCAAGCGTCTGGGCACTGCTGCCCGACCACTGA
- a CDS encoding helix-turn-helix transcriptional regulator — protein sequence MASPDALRGHVDAMLLAVLSAGPVHGYGAVERIRERSGGVLDFPSGTVYPALKRLERRGLIEGEWEVGGRSKRVYRLTSAGIAALETERSDWVKTASLITSVLGAARG from the coding sequence ATGGCTTCTCCCGATGCCCTTCGCGGCCACGTCGATGCAATGCTGCTCGCGGTGCTGTCCGCCGGACCGGTCCACGGCTACGGTGCGGTCGAGCGCATCAGGGAGCGCTCGGGTGGCGTGCTCGACTTCCCGAGCGGCACGGTCTATCCGGCGCTGAAGCGACTGGAGCGACGCGGCCTCATCGAGGGCGAGTGGGAGGTCGGCGGCCGTTCGAAGCGGGTCTACCGGCTGACGAGCGCAGGCATCGCTGCGCTCGAGACCGAGCGCAGCGACTGGGTGAAGACCGCGTCGCTGATCACGAGCGTGCTCGGCGCGGCTCGCGGCTGA
- a CDS encoding alpha/beta fold hydrolase, whose protein sequence is METTTARIILVPGFWLGAWAWDDVAERLRALGHDVTALTLPGLEPDADAPGDVSLDDHARAIEAAIGDGPVVLVAHSGAAFPASVAIDRNVERIAHSIWADTAPIVDGAAMDASFAGDALPIETNWDAELEEGSMRDLTDAQLDEFRRRAVPQPGGTVREAARLMDERRLDVPATVVCTSYSADDYRSYAEQGIPFLAGVLEHRALTMLDLPTGHWPMWSKPAELAAIIDEVTRSA, encoded by the coding sequence ATGGAGACCACGACTGCACGGATCATCCTCGTCCCCGGCTTCTGGCTGGGTGCGTGGGCCTGGGACGACGTCGCCGAGCGATTGCGAGCGCTCGGCCACGACGTGACCGCACTGACGCTTCCTGGGCTCGAGCCAGACGCGGACGCGCCCGGCGACGTGTCGCTCGACGACCACGCTCGCGCGATCGAGGCGGCCATCGGTGATGGCCCCGTCGTGCTCGTCGCGCACAGCGGCGCCGCATTCCCGGCCTCCGTTGCGATCGACCGCAACGTCGAGCGCATCGCCCACTCCATCTGGGCCGACACGGCGCCGATCGTCGACGGTGCGGCGATGGACGCGTCCTTCGCCGGCGACGCGCTGCCGATCGAGACGAACTGGGATGCCGAGCTCGAGGAGGGGTCGATGCGCGATCTCACGGATGCGCAGCTCGACGAGTTCCGCCGACGTGCGGTGCCGCAGCCTGGCGGCACCGTGCGCGAGGCGGCACGGCTGATGGATGAGCGCCGCCTCGACGTGCCCGCCACCGTCGTCTGCACGTCCTACTCGGCCGACGACTACCGCTCCTACGCCGAGCAGGGCATACCGTTCCTCGCCGGCGTGCTGGAGCACCGGGCGCTGACGATGCTCGACCTGCCCACTGGCCACTGGCCGATGTGGTCGAAGCCGGCAGAGTTGGCCGCGATCATCGATGAGGTGACGCGCTCCGCCTGA
- a CDS encoding MFS transporter, with product MSQIQPSAPTLSTGTPRAGARAWGALAVLMLPVLLVSIDITALNFALPEIAVALQPTSAQQLWIVDAYSLVLATLLVAMGNLGDRIGRRRILLIGASGFAVFSVLAAFAPTAELLIAARAAIGFFGATLMPATLALLRTIFLDRQQRRLAVAVWATAFSVGSAAGPIVGGALLAHFHWGAIFLIAVPVLLPLLVLAPLLVDESRDPAPGPIDPVGIALSMLALGGLAAGIKEIAVAGIDPLGIGLVLLAVLAGWAFVRRMRRVSQPMLDVGLFRLPQFSGALLVNLLSVVALTGFLFFVTQHLQLVEAMPVLDAALVLVPGVVAMIVAGLLVVRIVRRIDPGVVVVVALASSMAAYGMLAVLGEEVTIGGIAIAFALLGVGIGAAETISNDLILTAVPPAKAGAASALSETAYEFGAVLGTTLLGGLLTAVYRASLVVPAGTDESMAAAARETLGGAVAATEGAGAAGERLLDAARTAFDHGVIATSISGAVLMLVAMAVAWWTLRGSDD from the coding sequence ATGAGCCAGATCCAGCCCAGTGCACCCACCCTCTCGACCGGCACGCCGCGCGCCGGCGCGCGTGCGTGGGGTGCACTGGCGGTGCTCATGCTGCCGGTGCTGCTCGTCTCGATCGACATCACCGCGCTCAACTTCGCGCTCCCCGAGATCGCGGTGGCGCTGCAGCCGACTTCGGCGCAGCAGCTGTGGATCGTCGACGCCTACTCGCTCGTGCTCGCGACGCTGCTGGTTGCGATGGGCAACCTCGGCGACCGCATCGGCCGGCGCCGCATCCTGCTCATCGGCGCGTCGGGCTTCGCCGTCTTCTCGGTGCTGGCTGCATTCGCGCCGACCGCTGAGCTGCTCATCGCCGCCCGCGCCGCGATCGGCTTCTTCGGAGCCACGCTCATGCCGGCGACCCTAGCGCTGCTGCGCACGATCTTCCTCGACCGGCAGCAGCGACGCCTCGCCGTGGCGGTCTGGGCGACCGCGTTCTCGGTCGGCTCCGCCGCCGGCCCCATCGTCGGCGGCGCGCTGCTCGCCCACTTCCACTGGGGCGCGATCTTCCTGATCGCGGTGCCGGTGCTGCTGCCGCTGCTCGTGCTCGCCCCGCTGCTGGTCGACGAGTCGCGCGACCCCGCGCCCGGCCCCATCGATCCGGTCGGCATCGCGCTGTCGATGCTCGCGCTCGGCGGGCTCGCGGCCGGCATCAAGGAGATCGCCGTCGCCGGCATCGACCCGCTCGGCATCGGCCTGGTACTGCTCGCCGTGCTGGCTGGCTGGGCGTTCGTGCGGCGGATGCGCCGGGTCTCGCAGCCGATGCTCGACGTCGGCCTGTTCCGGCTGCCGCAGTTCAGCGGCGCGCTGCTGGTCAACCTGCTCAGCGTGGTCGCGCTCACCGGCTTCCTGTTCTTCGTCACGCAGCACCTGCAGCTCGTCGAGGCGATGCCGGTGCTCGACGCCGCGCTCGTGCTCGTGCCGGGCGTGGTCGCCATGATCGTTGCCGGGCTGCTGGTGGTGCGCATCGTTCGGCGCATCGACCCGGGCGTCGTCGTGGTCGTCGCGCTCGCCTCATCCATGGCCGCATACGGAATGCTCGCGGTGCTGGGCGAGGAGGTCACGATCGGCGGCATCGCGATCGCGTTCGCCCTGCTGGGCGTCGGCATCGGTGCCGCGGAGACGATCTCGAACGACCTGATCCTCACCGCCGTGCCGCCGGCCAAGGCGGGCGCCGCCTCGGCGCTCTCCGAGACTGCCTACGAGTTCGGCGCCGTGCTCGGCACGACGCTGCTGGGCGGGCTGCTCACCGCCGTCTACCGGGCGTCGCTCGTCGTGCCCGCTGGCACGGACGAGTCGATGGCGGCCGCCGCCAGGGAGACGCTCGGTGGCGCGGTCGCCGCGACCGAGGGCGCGGGTGCCGCGGGGGAGCGGCTGCTGGATGCCGCGCGCACCGCATTCGACCACGGCGTGATCGCCACCAGCATCTCGGGCGCCGTGCTCATGCTCGTCGCGATGGCGGTCGCGTGGTGGACGCTGCGCGGCTCCGACGACTGA
- the serA gene encoding phosphoglycerate dehydrogenase: MSKPVVLIAEELSAATVDALGPDFDVRNVDGTDRPALFAALADASAVLVRSATKIDAEALSHAPQLKVVARAGVGLDNVEIPAATKAGVMVVNAPTSNIVSAAELAIAHLLGLARHIPAADASLKRGEWKRSAYTGVELYEKTVGIVGLGRIGVLVAERLAAFGTKLIAFDPFVSPARAAQLGVELRTLDELMAESDFITIHIPRTPETVGMIGAEQFALAKPSLRIVNASRGGIIDEAALAEALHAGTIAGAGIDVFVSEPPKDDALTSAPNIQVTPHLGASTDEAQEKAGIAVARSVRLALAGDLVPDAVNVAGGIIDEYVRPGIPLAERLGQFAAGLAGGPVEAVDVAVHGELAAYDVKVLRLAALKGFFSSIVSEQVTFVNAPVLAESRGVTSTLTADERSDEYRNVVEVVLATSDGRRVSVEGTLTGPKQIEKIVGVNGQSVEVPLAEHFVVMEYADRPGIVATYGAAFGEAGINIAGMQIARTEAGGDALSIVTIDQTAPDALIERLGETIEATAIRQIDIRPI, from the coding sequence ATGTCCAAGCCCGTCGTCCTGATCGCCGAGGAGCTCTCGGCCGCAACCGTCGATGCCCTCGGCCCCGACTTCGATGTGCGCAACGTCGACGGCACCGACCGTCCGGCGCTCTTCGCGGCGCTTGCCGACGCATCCGCCGTGCTGGTGCGCAGCGCCACCAAGATCGACGCCGAGGCGCTCTCGCACGCGCCGCAGCTCAAGGTCGTGGCACGCGCGGGCGTCGGCCTCGACAACGTCGAGATCCCGGCTGCCACGAAGGCCGGCGTCATGGTCGTGAACGCGCCCACCTCGAACATCGTCTCGGCCGCCGAGCTCGCGATCGCGCACCTGCTGGGCCTCGCCCGGCACATCCCGGCAGCGGATGCGTCGCTCAAGCGCGGCGAGTGGAAGCGGTCGGCATACACGGGCGTCGAGCTGTACGAGAAGACGGTCGGCATCGTCGGCCTCGGCCGCATCGGCGTGCTGGTCGCCGAGCGCCTCGCGGCCTTCGGCACCAAGCTCATCGCCTTCGACCCCTTCGTGAGCCCGGCGCGCGCCGCCCAGCTCGGCGTCGAGCTGCGCACGCTCGACGAGCTGATGGCCGAGAGCGACTTCATCACCATCCACATCCCGCGCACCCCCGAGACCGTCGGCATGATCGGCGCCGAGCAGTTCGCGCTCGCGAAGCCCTCGCTCCGCATCGTGAACGCCTCGCGCGGCGGCATCATCGATGAGGCCGCCCTCGCCGAGGCGCTGCACGCCGGCACCATCGCCGGCGCCGGCATCGACGTCTTCGTCTCCGAGCCGCCGAAGGACGATGCGCTCACGAGCGCCCCGAACATCCAGGTCACGCCGCACCTCGGCGCCTCGACCGACGAGGCGCAGGAGAAGGCCGGCATTGCCGTCGCCCGCTCGGTGCGGCTCGCGCTCGCGGGCGACCTGGTGCCGGATGCGGTGAACGTCGCCGGCGGCATCATCGACGAGTACGTGCGCCCGGGCATCCCGCTGGCGGAGCGGCTGGGGCAGTTCGCGGCGGGTCTCGCGGGCGGGCCGGTCGAGGCCGTGGATGTCGCGGTGCACGGCGAGCTCGCCGCCTACGACGTCAAGGTGCTGCGGCTGGCCGCGCTCAAGGGCTTCTTCTCGTCGATCGTGAGCGAGCAGGTGACCTTCGTGAACGCGCCGGTGCTGGCCGAGTCGCGCGGCGTGACGAGCACGCTCACCGCCGACGAGCGTAGCGACGAGTACCGCAACGTGGTGGAGGTCGTGCTGGCCACGAGCGACGGTCGACGCGTGAGCGTCGAGGGCACGCTGACGGGGCCGAAGCAGATCGAGAAGATCGTCGGTGTCAACGGGCAGTCGGTGGAGGTGCCGCTCGCCGAGCACTTCGTGGTGATGGAGTACGCCGACCGCCCCGGCATCGTCGCCACCTACGGTGCCGCCTTCGGCGAGGCCGGCATCAACATCGCCGGCATGCAGATCGCGCGCACGGAGGCCGGGGGAGACGCGCTCTCCATCGTCACGATCGACCAGACGGCGCCGGATGCGCTCATCGAGCGTCTCGGCGAGACGATCGAGGCGACCGCGATCCGCCAGATCGACATCCGCCCGATCTGA
- a CDS encoding DoxX family membrane protein, which translates to MDPFAIAQLVLRIILAAAFIGMGITHFVPRVRRTMAAMIPAGLAGPERGWAVPLVTISGIAEIVGGLGLLAPWWGVRFAAGLALVALLIAVFPANAEAAKDPKRFGAVAMPLVPRAIGQVALGALLLVAVI; encoded by the coding sequence ATGGATCCCTTCGCAATCGCGCAACTGGTGCTGCGCATCATCCTGGCTGCCGCCTTCATCGGCATGGGCATCACGCACTTCGTGCCGCGCGTGCGCCGCACCATGGCGGCGATGATCCCAGCAGGGCTCGCCGGGCCGGAGCGCGGTTGGGCGGTGCCGCTCGTGACGATCTCCGGCATCGCCGAGATCGTCGGCGGCCTCGGGCTGCTCGCGCCGTGGTGGGGCGTGCGCTTCGCCGCAGGCCTCGCGCTCGTCGCACTGCTGATCGCCGTCTTCCCCGCGAACGCCGAGGCCGCGAAGGACCCGAAGCGCTTCGGCGCCGTCGCGATGCCGCTCGTGCCGCGCGCGATCGGTCAGGTCGCGCTGGGCGCGCTGCTGCTCGTCGCAGTGATCTAG
- a CDS encoding branched-chain amino acid aminotransferase: MSLDFTLTRNARPADDDVRADVLANPGFGQFFTDHMVSIDWTLEDGWANARVEPYGPLQMDPASAVLHYGQEIFEGMKAYRRADGSVWTFRPDQNARRLQRSAERLALPQLPEDDFVEAVRQLVEVDEAWVPSGGENSLYLRPFMIANEVFLGVRAAQTVRFMVIASPAGPYFAGGVKPVSIWLSREFNRAGKGGTGAAKCGGNYAASLLPTQQAVANGCAQVLFLNEGGTDLEELGGMNVVLVKADGTLVTPESDSILDGVTRNSLLQLAQDAGHRVERRPVTLAEWRDGAADGSITEAFACGTAAVLTPIAALKSADETIGDEHAPAGPVATALRKQLTDIQYGRAEDEHGWMLQLTGAR; the protein is encoded by the coding sequence ATGAGCCTCGACTTCACGCTCACCCGCAATGCGCGGCCGGCAGACGACGACGTCCGTGCCGACGTGCTGGCCAACCCCGGCTTTGGGCAGTTCTTCACCGACCACATGGTCTCGATCGATTGGACGCTCGAGGACGGCTGGGCGAACGCCCGCGTCGAGCCGTACGGCCCGCTGCAGATGGACCCCGCCTCTGCGGTGCTGCACTACGGCCAGGAGATCTTCGAGGGCATGAAGGCCTACCGACGCGCCGATGGCTCGGTGTGGACGTTCCGCCCCGACCAGAACGCGCGGCGCCTGCAGCGCTCGGCAGAGCGGCTCGCTCTGCCGCAGCTGCCGGAGGACGACTTCGTCGAGGCGGTGCGCCAGCTCGTCGAGGTCGACGAGGCGTGGGTGCCCAGCGGCGGCGAGAACTCCCTCTACCTGCGCCCCTTCATGATCGCCAATGAGGTGTTCCTGGGCGTGCGGGCGGCGCAGACCGTGCGCTTCATGGTGATCGCCAGCCCCGCCGGCCCCTACTTCGCCGGCGGCGTCAAGCCGGTCTCGATCTGGCTCTCCCGCGAGTTCAATCGAGCGGGCAAAGGCGGCACGGGAGCGGCCAAGTGCGGCGGCAACTACGCCGCGAGCCTGCTGCCGACCCAGCAGGCGGTCGCCAACGGCTGCGCGCAGGTGCTCTTCCTCAACGAGGGCGGCACGGACCTGGAGGAGCTCGGCGGCATGAACGTGGTGCTCGTCAAGGCCGACGGCACCCTCGTGACGCCCGAATCCGACTCGATCCTCGACGGCGTCACCCGCAACTCGCTGCTGCAGCTCGCGCAGGATGCCGGCCACCGCGTCGAGCGGCGCCCGGTCACGCTCGCCGAGTGGCGCGATGGCGCCGCGGACGGCTCGATCACCGAGGCCTTCGCCTGCGGCACGGCCGCGGTGCTCACGCCCATCGCGGCGCTGAAGAGCGCCGACGAGACCATCGGCGACGAGCATGCGCCGGCGGGGCCCGTGGCGACCGCGCTCCGCAAGCAGCTCACCGACATCCAGTACGGCCGTGCCGAGGACGAGCACGGCTGGATGCTGCAGCTCACCGGAGCCCGCTGA